From one Sesamum indicum cultivar Zhongzhi No. 13 linkage group LG13, S_indicum_v1.0, whole genome shotgun sequence genomic stretch:
- the LOC105176124 gene encoding LOW QUALITY PROTEIN: uncharacterized protein LOC105176124 (The sequence of the model RefSeq protein was modified relative to this genomic sequence to represent the inferred CDS: substituted 1 base at 1 genomic stop codon), with translation MAVGVPICVECGTRSNPCRCKVVGPTIGFLAFAAAAVVEWPVGALVYCFRHMKGRRIMAHPATVVXPAVAASWPIPPPSFTPPSLIPFQYS, from the coding sequence ATGGCAGTTGGTGTTCCGATATGCGTGGAGTGCGGGACGAGGAGCAACCCATGCAGGTGCAAGGTGGTGGGGCCGACCATCGGTTTCCTGGCCTTCGCGGCGGCGGCGGTGGTGGAGTGGCCGGTGGGCGCCCTGGTCTACTGCTTCCGCCACATGAAGGGACGCCGCATCATGGCCCATCCCGCCACCGTCGTTTAACCCGCCGTCGCCGCATCATGGCCCATCCCGCCACCGTCGTTTACCCCGCCGTCACTAATTCCATTCCaatatagttaa